The sequence below is a genomic window from Cucumis melo cultivar AY chromosome 5, USDA_Cmelo_AY_1.0, whole genome shotgun sequence.
TTTGTCAACATCTAAGTCAATCCCTTACTAAGACGGAGCGGAATATTTCATTGTCTCCTACATATTTTGGTCTAAACCTATCACTTACATCGTAGCCTACTAATTTGGTGGGGCACATATTTCGGAGAATGATGTAAACCATatatctcaaactcaagattTTAATGATTGGTCTTTGAAAAGCGACATGAGATAGTGGAGATGAAGTAGATGCAATTGTTGATGAAAATAACCCTTACGAGGATACACATCATGCAGAAGAAGGCACATGTTCCATATCCAACATGCCAATAACATGCTCATCATGTCAGATCAATCTTAATCCATGTACAAGTTGGCGACATATTTTTACCTGAAGTCTAACAAATTTCACTCAAATATTGTACAGCAAAATCTTTAAAATGCTCGTACATTGCAAAGATCTAAGAATGGCAAAACACACTCAAGATATTTCACTGACAGAACATTACTACATTGCAAGATCTAAATATGCAACATTTCAAACAAGAAAGTTGAATGTAGATaacaaatgaagaagaaagttAAACGTGGGACTAAGgtatagatttaattttcaaatataaaaccaaaacaaaaacagttatcaaatcgaatcttcaattctttttttttctaaaatttagcAAAGAAATGCACATAATTCCAAATGTGGGTCGCAAAAAATTGAAGAATTACATAGATGAATGTACGAAAATATTAAATTCTAAGaaccaaaatgaaaaataaagacTAGAATTTCAAAAGCCAAAGACGAAACacgaaaataaataatcacATAATTCTTTGAACGGTTAATAATAGTTTTGTCATAGGAAGACCATGACAGTCATACCTATGAACAATAGAAACCGAGATTAGCAAAGAAGTTCCACCTTTCTAAAATGTCCACTTCCAAACAATCAAAGCCTTTTTCATTCATGCGCATGTCAATTTAATTGCTTTTCAAGAAAAGCATCTTTTTTAGACTACGAAAATAGAAACGACCAAACATCTTTGAATAAAAACTCTCTTCTTTTGCTAcgatataaaataaataaataaataaataaaaagagcCATTTTCGTATCACATCGATTGCTTAAAAAGAGACCAAATTCAGCATTTACAACCGAACCCAACCAACCACCAACATGGCAAAAGGGAAGAAGACTGCTTTCTAAAAAGTTACCAAGTACATCTTCCGTATACAATAGACACATATCTATGTCATTGTGTCAATCTGCAGTCTCGTATTATTACACTATAATATTATGCACATTTATTCTATCTTACCACCCTTTCCGTTTCTCCAGGTGGATGAGAATCTGATGAAGACAATGACGCCGATGGCGCTGGTGAGATAGCTAAACTTTTCCCTTTCTTATCTGTCTCGCTAGCTCCTCTTGAGCTTTCCTCAACTTTTGGTTTACGGAGAAGTTGCAGTTGATTCTGAAGGAACTGTTGGCAAATacgaaaatttgaatttataaggtattaattaaataaaaacccTCAACCACGCCTAGCTCTGTTCTACTGAAATTAGTTTGAAATTGAATTaagtaaaaattaatttattatgaaGATTATCACACGTTCCTGGTTAATAATTTGACTAAATGGCTCGTTTCAATCATTTCTAACCTCTAGTTTCTAGAAAATATAGAGTTGTTTGGAAGAACTTTATGCCTTTTTGAACAAAAATCTAACATCAAATTTATGAATTTATTTCTTCCATTAAAACTACAAGCATCTCCTCTACTCAACCTTTAATTGAGAAATTGGAATAGATCTACAAAGCATATACAACTCCAAGGACTTGGAGAGATACAAGAAACTCTTTTTTTGAACTGAATCGATATGAATTTCCATGAAATTTCCAAGGGCTGGTGAGAAGTTGTGTGCGATCTATGGAGGATAAATATCCGAGGGCTTAAAGGAATAGGCTTTGCTTTTTCTCCAAGACGTTAAGTCTTTTCTGAACTCAATCCACATGACTTTCATCAAAGAGTAGACGCACTGATTTAGGTAGTTTTCAAGGAGATCCTGCATGACTTATTATAATTTACAAGTCCAAGGGCTGTTAAGGAGGTGTTAAGGAGACTATAAAAGGCCTCCTCCTTTGATCTACACATCTTCGCTTTCTATTTTATGTTAAATATTTGTGAGGGATTGTTGCATAATTTGATTGAAGGAAGATGATTGGCTTCCAAATAGTACCCTCCGGTTGCAATTTTTGCATCTGTATTTCTTATCCCTAGTCAAAGATTTTCCAAATAGTTCATTAACTAGAACTCTAGAAGTGGGTCTCTTTCctcttattttcattttcataaagCCCTTTGCAATAGAGAAGTCAATAAGTAGCCCCCTTCCTCTAATATTCTCTTCTATCCAAAGAGTCAAAATTATGTTTGGGCTCCCAATCATTGATTATGATACCTTCATTCTTATGGTGTTTCGATCGAAAAGTCTTCTGCATAATTGATTCCTTTCTTTCCTCCCCGTATGCTGCTCCTCGtttctaaaaaaatgaggattttcAAAAGGACATACTTCCTTTGGAAGATTAAAatcttgttcttttttctttgaaaaggAGACAGAGAGATTAGAACCTTGTTCTTTATCCAAAGAATCTGTGTGCGAGTCTGTCTTAgaagattttttctttttagtacaaCTACAGTATGGGGCATTGAACCTCCGACTTCTAGGTATGCCCACTGAGCCAAGCGCACTTTGCCTCTGCCTCAAAAGAGTTCAACCATTTATGACTTTGCCCTTTGCTTCTATGAACTGGTGTCAGTTTTGGTTAAAGTTTGGCATTATGATAGTTCCTTCAACTATTCATATAATAGTGGAAAAGCTTTCTTGAACCCACTTTCCAACATAAAGACTActtattaaagaaagtagaatTTGTTTCCATTCTAAAGATAGTTGTTGCGAATACACGGGAAATTTTTCGTGGAAATAAATAGGTTTCAAAGGAAGGTCTGAGATTTGACACATTTTATACCTTTCTCTGGAGAGCTTACTTTCGAATCTCTCTTGTAATGGTCCTAATCTCTTGATCACAAACAACTAGGGCTGCTAAtagtgttttttctttttaactgtTAAGGGTACCTCATCTTGGTCGGCCTGGTCAATCCAGGATAACAAGAGAATCAAGAAATGTTATTCTGAGAATTTGAGTTCATCATGAACATCATCCAAGTATGAGAAATGATCTTTTAAAAAGGGTACGAGAAATGATATTGATTCAGGAGTATTATTTGCCCATGGTCAAGGCTATGTGTGCATACTAGTAAACTACTGTTCacgtttttcttattttctttcttttttccttctaaagcAGAGCTGAAGATTATACAAGGGCCCAGCAACAAGAGACTAAATAAAACATACACTCACCAAAAAAAACAGCTCACTAGGTAACGTTAATAACATACCTCAATCTGTTGTTGAAGAAATTTTTCTTGAGCTTCAAGCTGTGAGCCTGATACATTTAGACTACTCCCCAATTCCTCTATATTGTTTCCAGTGCCCTCTCGTGGCTGAAAAGGAACAAAGATATTTTGGGGAAATTGAGTGAAGGACAGGTTTGAAGGGCCGCCAGGAAATGAAAAGTACTGTGGATGTCCATTGGGAGATTGCTCTCCATTTGTTTCTGTATTGTTAGAGTCAAACAAAGGTCTTTCAACTTGAGGAACTACTGCATATCCAAGAGACctgtaaataaataaacaaataataataattataatgatAAAATATCCTACTCTTTTTTCTCTTTGCAAAGAGAGAAATGGCCTTAATGTTTGTAAACTTTCTAGATCAACAtaaaggaggaaaaaaaaacagagaccACATAGTTTGAATGAAAAGACATACCATACTAATGTGCTCGCACAAGGATAAACATACGATTTCTCATATATTGAAGCAGCAGCGGCAGCAGCTCGAACTCTAGCCTGATGATGACTTAAATTATCGTTAGTAACGCCTGTGCCACTTGTACCTTGTGCAGATGAACTTGTGGTTCCTGTTCCTGTTATAACATAATAAACAGCTCAGTCATTGTATTCAGGTTTCAGCATGGTATACCTCCATCATGAAAAAACAATTAAATGAAACCAACAGTTCTATATTTGCAACAAAGACGTCTATTACAGAAAGCAGAGATACACTAAATGGAGTCCTACAAGCATTTACAAAACAACCAAACATTTAATGTTGTTAATCCAAAGAAATGAGATCATATAAAAAACTTCGAACAGTTTTTTAGGTAAAGAAAGCCTTTTCAGCATCTCAATAGAGAACTTTGGAAATTACTCCTACACCTTTTCTAACAAAGtaagaaaatataaaacaaaacaagaaTAAAATGAAGCACCCAATTTTTACAGAGGACAAGAGGTCCAGTTCAATAATAATCATCCATTCTCAATATGCTTAAGTTCATACAGTTCTAgaatcaaactatttcttttagGAGAGATTAAAGGCTATTTGTtaagacacaaaaatatataaaacaaacTTCAACTTTAACGACAGTCTCTTACGAAGAACAATCAtggaaacaaaagaaataagaagaGAGAAGGGAGTAGAGAGAGTCAACACCCATGCAATGAATTGAGAGGCTCAAATTTCAACTTTCACACTAATGGTGGGGCATATAATTATATACAGAGAATACTTGCAAATATTGATAGCTTATTTTTGAATGGTTGCTTCATGATCTAGATTATTTAATAGTTTTGAAACGTTAAACCAAATTTGGAACTTATAAAGCACCGACACTTCTAAGCTCGGAAAAGTGCAGTGTGGACACGCATCAGGCATgtccattattattttttttatttgtgagcGTCTGGGCCGGTTTACCCACACCTCGAATACTCTCACTGGTGTGtccattattttattattatttgcaCTTCAACACACTAAGACACACCAGCAGCATGCCAAGGGCACTCCATAtacagaaaaataaaaataaataaataaatagtgaaaCAAGACCCACTATCAACAGCCCATTTAAGGGGCATTTTAAGccaattaaaaataatttgcTAGGCCACCAATTCTATTTACGTATCATaggaagaataagaagaaacatGAAACCAATGAGGTGGGGACAAGTGGCAGGGAAGATCATGCCCATGAAACCAATCCTGAGGAGGCACGTGCTGAAGGGGAAGAAAGCAAGGAGGATGGGGACCAAGAAGGGGGACCCACAGTTAGTTAGTAGTGGGTAATTAAAAGGGGACAGCAGGCACAGGGGGGGTACGAATGTTTTGGAGAGGGAAGGCAGGGGTAGCCACCTCCTGAGAGAGGAGAGTGCAGTACCAGGTTTTGTCATTTTAATTTTGTGCTTAAGTATTAGGCTGGAGGGGGTGAACGTTATTATCTGGGCGGCCTTAGTATTTTGTTCTTCGTTTCGTTAAGTTTTTGTGTGTTTTTGCTCTTATGCGTTGGTTGTTTGGTTAAGCTTCTGTGTGTTTTTGTTCTTAAGCTATAGTTGATTGTGTTCCTCGAGTGTTCGGGCTGTACTCTGAGTATTAGAAAGGAATAGAAAAGTGAACGTTGCAAGTGTCTTAACATAATTATTTAGTccaaatttttcaaaattctagAGTTTTACACACTTTCTCCATACTAAAGATTCCAGAAAGGTCCACAACCAGATAAAATACACATGGACGAAATTTACAAAACCTACCAGATTAAAAATAGTACAAGACGTAGGACCCTTTAGCCACGCAGTAAATTGAATGTTAGCCAGGCAGtaaattgaattgaatttttATGAGTGCAATTACCTTGTTGGTTAGCATCAGACTGCACTCCATGATGACCGCTTGTTGTACTTGAACCTTCGGGTGGTACAACAAGGGCTCTACAAGTGGGACAAGTATGTTGTCGCTCCAACCAAGATCGGAGACAATGGACATGAAAAAGATGTCCACATACTAGTTTCTTTGCAACTGTCATCTCTTCACGACAAATAATGCATGTTGCATCACTTCTGCAATTCCATAAAAAGAACTTTAGTAGCTAACATAAAAGTACTGGAAGCATCAAAGACACAACAAGTTGACCAAGCTTGGACGTACGAATTGAGTTCTTCAGGCGTTGCATCAGGAAAACGATCATTCATGTTTGAAGTAATCTTTCTATAACGGATGTAATCTGCAATGCGAATCCTGAAATTCCTAAAGATCTCATAAAGCTCTCGGATCAAGTGCAAAGGCACACCATAAGTCCTACAAGAGCAAAGTCAAAGTCAGTAGAATAAAGATGTGAAATGGGAATGAAGTTAGTGTGGATGTAACTCCAAACATTATTTTAGATTCAACAACCATGGGGTAGGGGATCAAACCATCAACCTTTGCGATGGCGATTGATGTCCTATCCCATTGGGCTAAACATCATGCATATAAAGACAAGAAAGTTGTACATTACACTTGTCCTTGAGCTTTAGTTAGCTTCCTTATCTCCCCTTATTATTAAACAGTAGGTGTAAGAATATACTTGGGGAAAGGAGAGCAGACGATTCGAAGTTAAAAAAATAAccatatatatgtgtgtgagTGTGTGTGATGATAAAAACAACACATTCAAAAGACAaacatataaaagaaaagaattctAAACTTTCTACCATGTTTACAGACTAGCAATATCCAAAAAATAATTGGTCAGACTACAAGCAAAATCATTCTTTTTCTGTGCAATGTGTGCATGTAAACAGAAATCTCTGCCTCTTTCAATCTTAAAGGGAGTAAAATTCTAAAACAACTGATTGAAAATAATATGTAAAGGATATCCAAACAAACAAGAAATGCCCTATCATTCTTAAGACACTCCTACTATGACTTATGAGCCATCTCCCACAATTAACatgaaagaaaaatatgatAGCCATTGTTACATGAAAGGATACGAATCCTAGTAACCACATCTGATTTTTTTTGGTTCGCATAGTATTTCTTGAGAAGAATCAGAATCCCGTTTAGATATAGGCAGTATGAGAACATTTATGCAGAAAGAGATTAATTCTGAACTTCCAGTACGCAAGAATGAGATAGCTCACGGGTGTAGTTTGATTACTTACATGAAAATCACAAGAAAGAAACACAAGTACATCGACAAGTGAAGTAAGTCTCGAATAAGTTCCAAGTAAAATGTATAGACTGGTTTCCTTTCCCATTGTCCCTCCATGAGCACATCACTGACATAGAAGATATATTTCACAAACGTTGACACAGCTGTTGTCGCAAGAATCATATACCTGAAACAAGTCATTGaatatattttatgtttaaataagACCCTCTCAGGGACACAAGAGACATAATCGGATATTTAAAAACCTAAATCTTGCGAGCAAAGACTACAAGACAGAGCCATAAATTCTCTATATAAGAACTTAAGTATCAAATTTGTGAGTTCATCTAACATGTCCTTGGTATCTCTGACATTCTAACCACACCTCCTTGAAATTAATGTGGTACCAAATGTTCAAAAACTTCCATTATGAAACATCATAACTAATGCTTGTCTAAATACAGAATCAAGATAGGAACCAAATTTCATGATCACTTGGAAAAGCATTTTGAAACCTATTGTC
It includes:
- the LOC103495570 gene encoding ERAD-associated E3 ubiquitin-protein ligase HRD1B-like; translated protein: MMKLQTYAGISFIATIMVIYHAFNSRGQFYPALVYLSTSKINLVLLLNMGLVIMCILWQLTKKIFLGSLREAEVERLNEQSWKELMEILFAITIFRQDFSVAFLGMVTALLLIKALHWLAQKRVEYMETTPSVPLLSHIRIVSFLGFLFVLDSLFFYNSIDSLIQTRKASVSLFFSFEYMILATTAVSTFVKYIFYVSDVLMEGQWERKPVYTFYLELIRDLLHLSMYLCFFLVIFMTYGVPLHLIRELYEIFRNFRIRIADYIRYRKITSNMNDRFPDATPEELNSSDATCIICREEMTVAKKLVCGHLFHVHCLRSWLERQHTCPTCRALVVPPEGSSTTSGHHGVQSDANQQGTGTTSSSAQGTSGTGVTNDNLSHHQARVRAAAAAASIYEKSYVYPCASTLVWSLGYAVVPQVERPLFDSNNTETNGEQSPNGHPQYFSFPGGPSNLSFTQFPQNIFVPFQPREGTGNNIEELGSSLNVSGSQLEAQEKFLQQQIEFLQNQLQLLRKPKVEESSRGASETDKKGKSLAISPAPSASLSSSDSHPPGETERVVR